The following are encoded together in the Methanomassiliicoccales archaeon genome:
- the nuoK gene encoding NADH-quinone oxidoreductase subunit NuoK, with the protein MIPQEYFMVVAAFLFAIGAFGVLTRKNAIVVLMCIELMLNAANINFVTLAVYNQDISGQVFALFSIAIAAAEAAIGLAIFLNLQKTHDTIDLTEIRALRW; encoded by the coding sequence ATGATCCCCCAAGAGTATTTCATGGTGGTGGCAGCGTTCCTCTTTGCCATCGGTGCTTTCGGGGTACTGACAAGAAAGAATGCCATCGTGGTGCTGATGTGCATCGAGCTTATGCTGAATGCCGCTAATATCAACTTCGTAACCCTTGCGGTCTATAATCAAGATATATCGGGTCAGGTTTTCGCGCTCTTCTCCATAGCCATAGCCGCAGCGGAGGCGGCCATTGGTTTGGCCATATTCCTGAACCTGCAGAAGACGCACGACACGATCGATCTGACTGAAATCCGAGCGCTGAGGTGGTAA
- a CDS encoding NADH-quinone oxidoreductase subunit J: MNSERIRTASAIVSVTALTFVILGSLLTMSWEGEPIQFTSQNLGEALFSSYGPTLIILGVLMFAAMLGGVYIGQEERE, encoded by the coding sequence GTGAATTCTGAACGCATCAGAACGGCTTCGGCCATTGTCTCTGTCACCGCGCTTACCTTTGTGATATTGGGCAGCTTGCTTACCATGAGTTGGGAAGGCGAGCCGATCCAGTTCACTAGTCAGAATCTGGGAGAAGCACTCTTCAGCTCCTATGGTCCTACTCTTATCATATTGGGGGTTCTCATGTTCGCGGCCATGTTGGGTGGTGTTTATATCGGCCAGGAGGAGAGGGAATGA
- a CDS encoding NADH-quinone oxidoreductase subunit J has protein sequence MTVDWELLFFFIFAGYTIGSALLVVFAKEIVRNVTWLVFTFIGVAILFIFLGAEYIAIIQILVYVGAVCVLILFGVMLTKRRLTGGGQCEF, from the coding sequence ATGACCGTAGATTGGGAACTGTTATTCTTCTTCATATTCGCTGGCTATACCATAGGATCGGCATTGTTAGTGGTCTTCGCCAAAGAAATCGTGAGGAACGTTACTTGGTTAGTCTTCACCTTCATCGGTGTAGCGATCCTCTTCATTTTCCTTGGAGCGGAATATATCGCTATCATTCAGATTTTAGTATACGTCGGTGCTGTTTGCGTATTGATATTGTTCGGAGTGATGCTTACCAAGCGTCGCTTGACAGGAGGTGGCCAGTGTGAATTCTGA
- a CDS encoding 4Fe-4S binding protein, which yields MAEPKATKKRLKPVGLLLRPMAVVARETIRTTINKPNTIQYPWERLIIPDGYRGRPGLVLDKCIGCHMCEKICPTTCIEMVEIELPGKGKVERPQVNLGRCMMCGYCAEVCPKNAMLVTPEYELAEYSRQDLIYDPFRLQYEDRPGLHVDVIEATPSMVKQGLYGVDKKTGKEIRDYPEVNDAKCIGCSKCEKVCPAEAVQMYEKGKTDKGKPIKRPKFDIEKCVGCEQCLENCPKDAISMKEVR from the coding sequence ATGGCCGAGCCCAAGGCAACGAAGAAGAGACTAAAGCCAGTGGGGTTGTTGCTGCGACCCATGGCTGTGGTGGCGCGTGAGACTATCCGCACTACCATCAATAAGCCGAATACCATTCAGTATCCTTGGGAGCGCCTAATCATACCTGATGGATACCGCGGACGACCTGGCTTGGTTCTAGACAAGTGCATCGGATGCCATATGTGCGAGAAAATCTGCCCCACCACCTGCATTGAGATGGTGGAAATTGAGCTTCCAGGAAAGGGAAAGGTGGAAAGGCCGCAGGTCAATCTGGGCCGATGTATGATGTGTGGCTATTGCGCCGAGGTGTGCCCCAAGAACGCCATGCTTGTCACTCCTGAGTATGAATTGGCCGAGTATTCTCGCCAGGACCTTATTTACGATCCTTTCCGATTACAGTACGAGGATAGGCCAGGTCTTCATGTGGATGTGATCGAGGCCACTCCTTCCATGGTCAAGCAAGGTTTGTATGGGGTGGATAAGAAGACGGGCAAAGAAATCCGGGACTATCCCGAGGTCAATGATGCCAAATGCATAGGTTGCTCCAAGTGCGAGAAGGTGTGCCCCGCAGAAGCGGTGCAAATGTATGAGAAGGGCAAGACTGACAAGGGCAAGCCCATCAAGAGGCCGAAGTTTGACATTGAAAAGTGCGTGGGCTGCGAGCAATGCTTGGAGAATTGCCCCAAGGACGCTATCTCCATGAAGGAGGTGAGGTGA
- the nuoH gene encoding NADH-quinone oxidoreductase subunit NuoH, translating into MEANGLYEFVYGIALWLMQVLAWPFNNLLGWHGFAGWLVSPGVVHFLTTLLAALIVFIVGFLISITFIWQERKMLGRLMDRRGTQVGVLGLFQNFADGLKTFIKEHIIPEEVDKQLFDLAPVLLIAISCLMIGLIPLGPAFYMANLPAGLLLVFAVFSLAPFAILIAGWASNNKYTVIGGMRAAAQLIAYEVPILLSVASVVVLAGSLNFFDIVSAQQATMWYVIPLFIGFLVFFISAIAEVERIPFDLPEAEAELVEGWMTEYGGFRWGLIMLSEYVRGFAASGLIVLLFLGGWSGPSFLWSEIWTVLKMFLVFGLFIWIRGALMRITTKQILSIGWTKLMPLALINLGIAIALKIGGWF; encoded by the coding sequence ATGGAAGCCAATGGCCTATATGAGTTCGTGTATGGTATTGCCCTGTGGCTGATGCAGGTTTTGGCCTGGCCCTTCAACAACCTCCTCGGATGGCATGGGTTCGCAGGGTGGCTGGTCTCTCCCGGAGTGGTGCATTTCTTGACCACGCTGCTGGCGGCGTTGATAGTCTTCATCGTAGGCTTCCTTATCTCCATCACCTTTATCTGGCAAGAAAGGAAGATGCTAGGGAGGTTGATGGATAGGAGGGGGACGCAAGTCGGTGTTTTGGGTCTTTTCCAGAATTTTGCTGATGGACTAAAGACTTTCATCAAGGAACACATCATCCCTGAGGAAGTGGATAAACAACTTTTCGACCTCGCTCCTGTTTTGTTAATAGCTATCTCCTGCCTTATGATCGGACTCATACCTCTCGGACCGGCTTTCTACATGGCCAATCTGCCTGCGGGACTGCTTCTGGTGTTTGCGGTATTCTCTTTAGCGCCATTCGCGATATTGATTGCAGGATGGGCTTCGAATAACAAATATACTGTAATTGGAGGTATGAGGGCGGCTGCCCAGCTAATAGCGTATGAAGTGCCGATTTTGCTGTCAGTGGCCTCGGTGGTGGTGCTAGCAGGGAGCCTTAACTTCTTCGATATAGTATCTGCTCAGCAGGCCACGATGTGGTATGTCATCCCCCTCTTCATCGGTTTCCTGGTCTTTTTCATATCCGCAATCGCAGAGGTAGAAAGGATACCTTTTGACCTTCCTGAAGCCGAAGCGGAGTTAGTCGAGGGATGGATGACGGAATATGGTGGCTTCCGTTGGGGCCTAATCATGTTGTCAGAGTATGTGAGAGGATTCGCCGCCAGCGGACTTATAGTCCTTCTATTCCTCGGAGGCTGGTCCGGTCCTAGCTTCCTATGGTCTGAGATTTGGACTGTTCTCAAGATGTTCCTGGTTTTCGGCCTGTTCATATGGATTCGAGGCGCACTTATGCGTATTACCACCAAGCAGATCCTGAGCATTGGTTGGACCAAACTCATGCCTCTGGCGCTGATTAACCTGGGCATTGCTATTGCCTTGAAGATAGGGGGTTGGTTCTGA
- a CDS encoding NADH-quinone oxidoreductase subunit D, which translates to MAEMWLNMGPQHPMTHGLWNLRVKVDGETMTEAEPVIGYLHRGWEKLTENRRFPQIIPMADRLCYGASMSWSHLYCLTMENLLEVEVPERAKWIRTIVLEAQRIGSHLMWLAALGTDLGSYTVFLYAVRERELFLDLMQNLCGARMTYNYPRIGGVRNDVPANFERDFTRVLNHFEKRICDLEALCDQSTVFRMRMEDVGYLDPEKAKNLGVTGPNLRGSGVDYDVRRDDPYEMYDQIEWNVCVEKGCDAYARYRVRMDEMRESCNIIRQCIKKMPKGPIRVKPPRYAPKGKTAWAHVEDPRGEGFMYVIGNGDDRPYRLKVRSPIFVTVSAAPAMLIGYKIADVPAIMGSVDMCLGETDR; encoded by the coding sequence ATGGCCGAGATGTGGCTGAACATGGGTCCGCAGCACCCTATGACTCATGGGTTATGGAACCTTAGGGTCAAGGTAGATGGGGAGACCATGACCGAGGCTGAGCCAGTTATAGGGTACCTGCATCGAGGATGGGAAAAGCTCACCGAGAATAGGAGGTTCCCACAGATCATTCCCATGGCGGACAGACTCTGTTATGGTGCTTCCATGAGCTGGAGCCATCTTTATTGCCTAACCATGGAGAATCTCTTAGAGGTCGAGGTTCCAGAGCGCGCTAAATGGATACGCACCATCGTCTTGGAGGCGCAAAGGATAGGAAGCCACTTGATGTGGCTCGCGGCGTTGGGCACAGACCTTGGTTCTTACACTGTCTTTCTCTACGCCGTGAGAGAGAGGGAGCTATTCCTGGACCTCATGCAGAATCTTTGTGGCGCCAGAATGACGTATAATTATCCCCGCATCGGCGGCGTTCGCAACGACGTCCCCGCTAACTTTGAGCGCGATTTCACGCGGGTCCTCAACCACTTCGAGAAGCGCATTTGCGACCTCGAGGCTCTATGCGACCAGAGCACCGTGTTCCGCATGAGGATGGAGGACGTGGGATACTTAGATCCAGAAAAGGCCAAGAACCTAGGGGTCACGGGGCCAAACCTAAGGGGTAGCGGTGTGGATTATGATGTTCGCCGCGACGACCCCTATGAGATGTATGACCAGATTGAGTGGAACGTCTGCGTGGAGAAGGGATGCGATGCTTACGCGCGCTATCGTGTAAGGATGGATGAGATGCGCGAATCCTGCAATATCATCCGCCAATGCATAAAGAAAATGCCCAAAGGACCCATACGCGTCAAGCCTCCACGCTATGCTCCTAAAGGAAAGACAGCATGGGCCCATGTGGAGGATCCGCGTGGAGAAGGGTTCATGTACGTGATTGGCAACGGTGATGACCGACCTTATCGACTAAAAGTCAGGAGCCCCATCTTCGTGACCGTTTCAGCAGCGCCGGCGATGCTAATCGGATATAAGATCGCGGATGTGCCCGCCATTATGGGCTCGGTGGACATGTGCCTCGGGGAGACGGATAGGTGA
- a CDS encoding NADH-quinone oxidoreductase subunit C, protein MRQRSGLAPGGKTGEILAQEISQRFPQGVTITKATRNRLYAQVDKDVILKLATFMKENQDFEHVTCVTGVDWLAENKMQVVYHITSYANNVTAELVVDLPRDKPEIDSISSLWGGANWHERETWDMFGIVFKGHPKLERLLNPEGTQVFPFRKDFVSGRRV, encoded by the coding sequence ATGAGGCAAAGGAGCGGATTGGCCCCAGGGGGCAAGACCGGAGAGATACTTGCACAGGAGATCTCGCAGAGATTTCCTCAAGGCGTAACTATCACCAAAGCCACGCGCAACCGTCTGTATGCGCAGGTAGATAAGGATGTGATCCTTAAACTGGCTACTTTTATGAAGGAAAATCAGGACTTCGAGCATGTTACCTGCGTCACGGGTGTGGATTGGCTGGCAGAGAACAAGATGCAGGTGGTTTACCACATAACCTCATACGCCAACAACGTCACGGCGGAATTGGTGGTTGACCTACCGCGGGATAAGCCTGAGATCGACTCTATCTCTTCCCTCTGGGGAGGCGCTAATTGGCATGAGCGTGAGACCTGGGACATGTTCGGCATTGTCTTCAAAGGCCATCCCAAGTTAGAGCGATTATTAAATCCCGAGGGCACCCAGGTCTTCCCATTCAGAAAGGATTTCGTTTCAGGAAGGAGGGTCTGA
- the nuoB gene encoding NADH-quinone oxidoreductase subunit NuoB, with protein MDLRLAPHAVAMTSAEFMAWSTDLMEQLMRYTGVKKAVDKITAPIWSWAIRNATVPLHFGIACCALEMAAASGPRFDAERLGMIYRSSPRQCEVLLVNGWITAKLRPDLRRLYEQMAEPRWVVAMGECAISGGPWYDSHNTVQGVDTFIPVDVYIPGCPPRPEAMIDGFMKLHKLINKQMRGTFLEG; from the coding sequence ATGGATTTGAGGTTAGCTCCCCATGCGGTCGCGATGACCTCAGCTGAATTCATGGCCTGGTCGACGGATTTGATGGAGCAGTTGATGAGGTACACCGGAGTCAAGAAGGCCGTGGATAAGATCACCGCTCCCATCTGGAGCTGGGCCATAAGGAATGCTACCGTGCCGCTGCACTTCGGCATTGCCTGCTGCGCCCTGGAGATGGCCGCCGCTTCAGGGCCGCGCTTCGATGCTGAGAGGCTGGGCATGATATATCGTTCCTCTCCGCGACAATGCGAAGTGCTTTTAGTCAATGGATGGATAACAGCCAAGCTCAGACCGGACCTGAGGAGGTTGTATGAGCAAATGGCCGAGCCCAGATGGGTAGTGGCCATGGGAGAGTGCGCCATATCAGGAGGTCCATGGTACGACTCCCATAATACAGTCCAAGGTGTTGACACCTTCATACCCGTTGATGTTTACATACCTGGCTGCCCTCCCAGGCCAGAAGCTATGATAGACGGTTTCATGAAATTGCACAAGCTGATCAACAAACAGATGAGGGGTACCTTCCTGGAAGGCTGA
- a CDS encoding NADH-quinone oxidoreductase subunit A translates to MLLDDYFPVAVFALIAILFPALAFWVSRFFRPNRYLPQKRMTYECGEQPIGHGQIQFHVQFYLYAIIFVIFDIVTVFLMIWALAFSELSDASRWYMVIFLGTLLVGVTYALKKEKILWI, encoded by the coding sequence ATGCTCCTAGATGATTACTTTCCGGTGGCCGTCTTTGCGCTGATAGCCATCTTGTTCCCTGCGCTCGCTTTCTGGGTCTCCAGGTTCTTCCGACCGAACCGCTATCTGCCCCAGAAACGTATGACATACGAGTGCGGTGAGCAACCTATCGGTCATGGACAAATTCAGTTCCATGTACAGTTCTATCTGTATGCTATTATTTTCGTGATTTTTGATATCGTGACCGTTTTCCTCATGATTTGGGCCTTGGCGTTCTCTGAGCTATCGGATGCGTCTCGCTGGTACATGGTCATATTCCTCGGGACCCTCTTGGTTGGGGTCACTTATGCACTGAAAAAGGAGAAGATACTATGGATTTGA
- a CDS encoding type 1 glutamine amidotransferase domain-containing protein: MNMEHVKRVAILAEDDYEDVELWYPFYRLKEEGHEVIVLGPKRKQSYLSKHGYEVQIDRNVEEVSADDLDAIIIPGGFAPDRLRRHAAVNELVRRMFREGKIVAAICHGPSVLISANVLKGKKVTCFMSIKDDVMNAGARFKDEPVVVDDNLITSRYPKDLPDFMRAVLTALR; the protein is encoded by the coding sequence ATGAATATGGAGCATGTGAAGCGCGTGGCTATTCTAGCCGAGGACGATTATGAGGATGTTGAGCTTTGGTATCCTTTTTATCGCTTGAAAGAGGAGGGTCATGAGGTCATCGTACTGGGCCCAAAGAGAAAACAATCATACCTAAGCAAGCATGGTTATGAAGTGCAGATAGACAGAAATGTAGAGGAAGTCAGCGCGGATGATCTTGATGCTATCATAATCCCGGGAGGCTTTGCTCCAGATCGGTTGCGTCGCCACGCCGCGGTGAATGAGTTGGTACGTCGTATGTTTAGAGAAGGAAAGATAGTGGCTGCCATATGCCATGGACCCTCGGTGCTCATTTCTGCGAACGTCTTGAAAGGGAAGAAGGTGACCTGCTTCATGTCCATCAAGGACGATGTGATGAACGCGGGGGCGCGCTTTAAGGACGAACCAGTGGTGGTCGATGACAATCTTATAACCTCTCGCTATCCCAAGGATCTTCCTGACTTCATGAGGGCCGTACTCACGGCTCTGCGATGA
- the proC gene encoding pyrroline-5-carboxylate reductase, producing MRVGFIGAGNMAEALMKGIISAGVSSKEEILAGEVIKERREYIARSLGVRVTDDNVEVARFTQVLILAVKPQQMPTVLEELKPYLTPEHLVISIAAGIRLGYIESRLNAGVRVVRVMPNQPCMVGASASAFSQGKHSKAEDREIVLRILQSVGIAFSVEEKLLDAVTGLSGSGPAFIYLVIEAMADGGVLAGLPRDVAVKLAAQTVLGAAKTILETNIHPGAAKDMVASPAGTTIEGLRVLEEAGVRGAFIDAVEAAARRSLELGEKG from the coding sequence ATGAGGGTAGGGTTCATTGGCGCAGGAAACATGGCAGAGGCTCTGATGAAGGGAATAATCTCCGCAGGAGTAAGCTCTAAAGAGGAAATATTGGCAGGAGAGGTCATAAAGGAACGTAGGGAATACATCGCCAGGAGCCTTGGGGTTAGGGTGACAGATGACAATGTCGAGGTCGCGCGCTTTACGCAGGTGCTCATCCTGGCGGTCAAGCCGCAGCAGATGCCAACAGTGTTGGAGGAGCTTAAGCCCTATCTTACCCCCGAGCATCTTGTCATAAGCATAGCAGCTGGAATCCGTTTAGGCTATATCGAATCCCGCCTCAACGCGGGGGTTAGAGTGGTCAGAGTAATGCCTAATCAGCCCTGCATGGTAGGTGCTTCCGCATCGGCCTTCTCCCAAGGCAAGCACTCCAAGGCTGAGGATAGGGAAATTGTGCTGCGCATACTCCAATCCGTAGGCATAGCCTTTTCAGTGGAGGAGAAGCTTCTCGATGCGGTCACGGGACTATCAGGCAGCGGTCCCGCTTTCATTTATCTGGTCATCGAAGCCATGGCTGACGGAGGTGTCCTGGCCGGGCTTCCTAGGGATGTGGCTGTAAAGCTCGCAGCCCAAACCGTTCTAGGGGCCGCCAAGACCATACTCGAAACCAATATCCATCCCGGAGCAGCCAAGGATATGGTGGCTTCGCCTGCAGGCACCACCATTGAAGGCTTGCGGGTGTTGGAGGAAGCGGGGGTCAGAGGGGCTTTCATCGACGCAGTGGAGGCGGCGGCCAGACGGAGCTTGGAGTTAGGAGAAAAAGGTTAG
- a CDS encoding thioredoxin family protein produces the protein MPKIRLWIEISPLPSKVKIFPLGCAKCRLMEVAAHTAVEESGVDAEVIKI, from the coding sequence ATGCCTAAGATTAGGCTGTGGATCGAAATCTCACCACTGCCGAGCAAAGTGAAAATTTTCCCTTTGGGCTGCGCTAAGTGTAGGCTGATGGAAGTCGCCGCCCACACCGCCGTAGAAGAGTCTGGTGTGGATGCCGAGGTGATCAAGATCTAA
- a CDS encoding TIGR04190 family B12-binding domain/radical SAM domain protein — MAEQDLVLVHAPSVYDFRKEFLFYGPVSDLVPSTPVFEMYPFGFMTIAAHLHRLGYKVRIVNLASMMLNDPDLDVEAFLGRIKSKVFGLDLHWLPHAHGALAIAEIIRRLHPGSKILFGGYSSTYYHQELILYPQVDLILKGDSTEAPVAELLEALEEGDELNKVRNLTWKDERGVHSNPISYVPEDLDYLDIDYGWMIRSVIRHRDLEGHKPFKDWDRYPLTAAFTVRGCAQKCLVCGGCNAAMRGFLCRQRPAFRSPEQVAQDIKHIEDYLKAPTFVVGDVRAGGMKYAEKFFSEVKKLRIENPVVLELFTPADKWFFERASSSFQRYSIEFSPDSHDERVRYALGRRFDTPSLEKSVQLALENGCERFDIFFMIGLPQQNRDSALDSARYAKRLHEITSHDMRLLVFESPLAPFLDPGSYAFEHPDEVGYRLFARTLEEHRMRLASPSWKHVLSYETVWMTRDEIVETSYDAADALNLARHECGLIDKEELKCRMERTDQARQMMRDIDRALSSGDESFRAKMLEELRERGRELMESTICRKRDLEWQSPGIVRSVPRAVMGLIKEKKRKR; from the coding sequence GTGGCGGAACAGGACCTTGTGCTTGTGCATGCGCCGAGTGTGTACGATTTCCGAAAGGAATTCCTGTTCTATGGGCCCGTCTCGGACTTGGTCCCGTCAACACCGGTGTTCGAGATGTATCCTTTCGGCTTCATGACCATCGCCGCACACCTTCACCGTCTGGGATATAAGGTACGCATAGTGAACCTAGCCAGCATGATGTTGAACGATCCTGATCTGGACGTGGAAGCCTTCCTGGGACGGATCAAGTCCAAGGTATTTGGCCTCGACCTGCATTGGCTTCCGCACGCTCATGGAGCGCTGGCTATAGCTGAGATCATAAGGCGCCTGCACCCTGGCTCTAAAATCCTCTTCGGTGGATATTCGAGCACCTATTATCATCAGGAATTGATACTATATCCCCAGGTGGATCTAATACTAAAGGGTGATTCCACCGAGGCGCCAGTGGCAGAATTGCTGGAAGCTCTTGAAGAAGGCGATGAGCTCAATAAGGTAAGAAATCTCACGTGGAAGGATGAGAGGGGTGTGCATTCTAACCCTATTAGCTACGTTCCTGAAGATTTGGATTATCTGGATATAGACTATGGATGGATGATCCGATCAGTCATTAGGCACCGCGACCTCGAAGGCCACAAACCGTTCAAGGACTGGGACCGTTATCCCCTGACCGCTGCCTTCACCGTGCGAGGTTGTGCGCAGAAGTGTCTGGTTTGCGGTGGCTGTAATGCGGCCATGCGAGGTTTCCTATGCCGACAGCGACCGGCATTTCGTTCGCCCGAGCAGGTGGCCCAGGACATAAAGCATATAGAGGACTACCTCAAAGCGCCTACGTTCGTCGTAGGAGATGTCAGGGCTGGAGGGATGAAGTATGCCGAAAAGTTCTTCTCTGAAGTCAAGAAGTTGCGGATTGAAAATCCAGTGGTGTTGGAATTATTCACGCCTGCGGATAAATGGTTCTTCGAGAGAGCGTCATCCTCCTTCCAACGCTACTCGATAGAGTTCTCGCCGGATTCGCACGATGAAAGGGTTCGTTACGCCTTGGGCAGGAGATTCGACACCCCATCCCTGGAGAAGAGCGTGCAGCTGGCCTTGGAGAACGGATGCGAGCGCTTCGATATTTTCTTCATGATCGGCTTGCCCCAGCAGAATAGGGACAGTGCCTTGGATTCTGCGCGTTATGCGAAACGATTGCACGAGATCACCTCCCACGATATGCGGCTCTTGGTCTTCGAATCCCCTCTCGCCCCCTTCTTAGATCCTGGCAGCTACGCCTTCGAACATCCTGATGAGGTGGGATACAGACTCTTCGCGCGCACCCTGGAAGAGCATCGCATGCGCTTGGCCTCGCCCTCATGGAAGCACGTGCTATCCTACGAGACGGTGTGGATGACGAGAGATGAGATCGTGGAGACTTCCTATGACGCCGCAGACGCCCTGAACCTCGCCCGTCATGAGTGCGGCCTCATCGATAAGGAGGAGTTAAAATGCCGCATGGAGCGCACGGACCAAGCACGCCAGATGATGCGAGATATCGATCGGGCATTATCATCTGGCGACGAAAGTTTTAGAGCTAAGATGCTAGAGGAGCTGCGCGAAAGAGGGAGGGAGCTGATGGAGTCCACCATCTGCCGCAAGAGAGATCTAGAATGGCAGAGCCCTGGCATAGTGAGGAGCGTTCCTAGGGCTGTGATGGGTTTGATCAAAGAGAAGAAAAGGAAGAGGTAG
- the uppS gene encoding polyprenyl diphosphate synthase produces the protein MKNEITRVIANTAYQTYEKRLLKEVQEAPIPKHIAIIMDGNRRFAREFGLRPEEGHAKGKDKLEEVMEWCLELGIKILTVYAFSTENLKREKEEVDYLMRMFEENFYKLGDDERIHKHGIKLTVLGQRELLPPKVQEAIRYAEGKTAGYSNYFYNIAIAYGSRQEIINAVKRIAQDVKEGKLSLDDISEDTVSKYLYTADFPDPDLMLRTSGEERVSNFLLWQMAYSELYFTDVYWPGFRHVDFLRAIRSYQLRQRRFGK, from the coding sequence ATGAAGAATGAGATTACTAGGGTGATCGCCAACACTGCCTATCAGACCTATGAGAAGCGATTGCTCAAGGAGGTCCAGGAAGCCCCCATACCCAAGCACATCGCCATAATCATGGATGGAAATCGCCGCTTCGCTCGCGAGTTCGGCCTGCGCCCCGAAGAGGGACACGCTAAAGGCAAGGATAAGCTGGAAGAGGTCATGGAGTGGTGCTTGGAGTTGGGTATCAAGATCCTCACTGTCTATGCCTTCAGCACCGAGAACCTGAAGCGGGAGAAGGAGGAAGTGGATTATCTGATGCGCATGTTCGAGGAGAATTTCTACAAGCTAGGCGATGATGAGCGCATCCATAAGCACGGGATCAAGCTTACCGTGCTGGGACAGAGAGAGCTCCTTCCCCCTAAGGTGCAAGAGGCCATACGGTATGCCGAGGGCAAGACCGCGGGCTATAGCAATTACTTCTACAACATCGCCATCGCATATGGCAGTCGCCAGGAGATCATCAACGCCGTGAAGCGCATCGCCCAGGACGTCAAGGAGGGAAAATTGTCCCTGGACGATATAAGTGAGGACACTGTCTCCAAATATCTATATACGGCGGATTTCCCCGACCCTGATCTCATGTTGCGCACCTCGGGGGAGGAGCGCGTTTCCAATTTCCTTCTTTGGCAGATGGCATATTCCGAGCTGTACTTCACGGATGTATACTGGCCGGGCTTCAGGCATGTGGACTTCTTAAGGGCTATCCGCTCCTATCAGCTGAGGCAGCGCCGCTTTGGCAAGTGA
- a CDS encoding DUF1743 domain-containing protein, translating to MSQILRPEDVSLKFGKLFCRGIYTMVDEEAGIARIVEECSAKGPVEWDFMNRKRAGGAITDIRLDGTTLIMDAVIGEREVRFGPASKDLGGQGLKGVTVEGEVVKTTWVGLAGASVGIGACLPQAPGVIETLYPEDAKVGGANKIEVTISTPKMIRAIFAVDDTDTKEKGASWVLMLKAAREAPVGHMLEHRIVQLNPNVKEKTTQCVAVGVSFAVRERDFEILREHFITYLKKGTLSENTVLAVMKGLRVPQVVEEYGLRAKREVLTLHDAHRAAREGGVELVEITGPRGAIGAVAGIGCHDMGVRAAGLPEDL from the coding sequence ATGAGCCAAATCCTTAGACCTGAGGATGTCAGCCTGAAGTTCGGTAAGCTCTTCTGCCGCGGGATATACACCATGGTCGACGAAGAAGCAGGTATAGCCAGAATCGTAGAAGAGTGTTCCGCCAAAGGCCCTGTGGAATGGGATTTCATGAATCGCAAGAGAGCGGGCGGGGCCATAACTGACATCCGCCTTGACGGCACCACGTTGATAATGGACGCCGTTATCGGGGAGAGGGAGGTGCGCTTCGGACCGGCTTCCAAGGACCTCGGAGGGCAAGGGCTGAAAGGAGTGACTGTGGAAGGGGAAGTAGTGAAGACCACGTGGGTGGGACTTGCAGGAGCCAGCGTAGGCATCGGCGCGTGCCTTCCTCAAGCACCGGGGGTGATTGAGACGTTGTACCCCGAGGATGCGAAAGTAGGTGGGGCGAACAAGATTGAGGTCACCATCTCCACCCCTAAGATGATAAGGGCCATATTCGCCGTGGATGACACAGACACCAAGGAGAAGGGAGCCTCTTGGGTGTTGATGCTGAAGGCTGCCCGAGAGGCACCTGTGGGACATATGCTGGAGCACCGCATCGTGCAACTCAACCCCAACGTCAAAGAAAAGACCACTCAATGCGTGGCAGTGGGTGTTTCGTTCGCGGTCAGGGAGAGAGATTTCGAAATCCTTAGAGAGCATTTCATCACTTATTTGAAAAAGGGCACACTCTCAGAGAATACGGTTCTCGCGGTCATGAAAGGGCTGCGCGTCCCCCAAGTGGTGGAGGAATATGGATTGAGGGCTAAGCGTGAAGTCCTAACCCTGCATGACGCTCATCGCGCGGCGAGAGAGGGTGGAGTGGAACTGGTAGAAATAACTGGGCCGAGAGGGGCCATAGGGGCGGTCGCTGGTATCGGATGCCACGATATGGGCGTTAGGGCCGCGGGGCTACCTGAGGACCTTTAA